In Solobacterium moorei, a single genomic region encodes these proteins:
- a CDS encoding DNA polymerase IV: MYHVYFHIDLNAFFANAEVLLNPELKGQPIVISGATRRSVVSTASYEARTYGIHSAMPVSEAQKLCRDLIIVEGHYTWYRNLSERFMEIVRSYTNLVEQASVDECYADMTEAIKKFEKPLDLAWSLQKQIYNELGLTCSIGVAPNMFLAKMASDMKKPNGITVLRIRDIQEKMWPLPIKDMRGIGNKTVPYMQEIGVQTIGDLANYKDIANLRELLGKNTDDYIERANGIDHRELETEWDAKSMGISETLLEDINEYEELAGLIRTLARTLSKRLKNASKIGSSIHIRICYYDFRNITRAMKLSAPIWRADEIYNAAIALFEDNWEEGEAVRLLGITVGDFADENYILSQLNLFDEAAAFKAETKDIINDLNDMLGLKKAFVRASNLLKENTHEDS; the protein is encoded by the coding sequence ATGTATCACGTTTATTTTCATATTGATTTAAATGCATTTTTTGCAAATGCGGAAGTACTATTAAATCCAGAATTAAAAGGACAACCAATCGTAATTTCTGGTGCTACCAGACGTAGCGTTGTATCTACTGCAAGTTATGAGGCACGTACATATGGTATTCATAGTGCGATGCCTGTCAGTGAAGCACAGAAGCTTTGTAGAGACTTGATTATCGTAGAGGGACACTATACCTGGTATCGCAATCTTTCAGAACGTTTCATGGAGATTGTACGTTCCTACACAAATCTTGTAGAACAAGCATCGGTTGATGAATGCTATGCAGATATGACAGAGGCAATTAAAAAATTTGAAAAACCTTTAGACCTTGCATGGTCTTTACAAAAACAAATCTATAACGAACTAGGATTAACTTGCTCTATTGGTGTTGCTCCGAATATGTTTTTAGCTAAGATGGCGAGTGATATGAAGAAGCCGAATGGTATTACTGTTCTTCGTATTCGTGATATTCAAGAAAAGATGTGGCCTCTACCAATCAAGGATATGCGTGGTATCGGAAATAAAACAGTTCCATATATGCAAGAAATTGGTGTCCAAACGATTGGTGATTTAGCAAATTATAAAGATATCGCTAATCTAAGAGAATTATTAGGGAAAAATACAGATGATTATATCGAACGGGCTAATGGTATTGATCATCGTGAATTAGAAACGGAATGGGATGCAAAATCGATGGGCATTTCAGAGACGCTATTAGAAGATATTAATGAATATGAAGAATTAGCTGGATTAATTAGAACACTAGCCAGAACGCTCTCAAAGCGTCTTAAAAATGCAAGCAAAATAGGTAGTTCTATTCATATTCGAATTTGTTACTATGATTTTAGAAATATAACTCGTGCCATGAAGTTATCTGCACCAATTTGGCGTGCTGATGAGATTTATAATGCAGCTATTGCGTTGTTTGAAGATAACTGGGAAGAGGGGGAAGCGGTACGCTTACTCGGTATTACAGTGGGTGATTTTGCGGATGAAAATTATATCTTGTCACAGCTGAATTTATTTGATGAAGCTGCAGCATTTAAAGCGGAGACAAAAGATATTATTAACGATTTAAATGATATGCTTGGATTAAAAAAAGCATTTGTAAGAGCCAGTAATCTTTTAAAGGAGAATACCCATGAAGATTCATGA
- a CDS encoding rolling circle replication-associated protein produces MLCERSQVVKYYDSRLTLYSDGKLVIRDYDSVIQKIDDGFEELPGELPGELPGELPGELPGQFPGQFPGQFPGEFPGVSHCSKKERDKFGSCRFDNLFRSRKLVIDLAYENKDIWKSFLTLTFAENIKDIDFANKCFNSWLTSIRQVFPDFSYLCVPEFQKRGAVHYHLLSNLVVGGELLPIQSEKKKMYDVRFWKYGFTSAFDLKLADDRFNVSLYVCKYLYKDIDSRLFGRKKIMHSRNLNLPKVATMLQNNDYVQSVLAHIIDDKEITEFTFESRKKFQVGFKEQTVFLTDEEMKKIDFLF; encoded by the coding sequence ATGCTATGTGAAAGAAGTCAAGTTGTTAAGTATTACGATTCACGTTTAACACTCTATTCTGATGGAAAGTTAGTTATACGTGATTATGATTCAGTCATACAGAAGATTGATGATGGCTTTGAAGAATTACCAGGAGAATTACCAGGAGAATTACCAGGAGAATTACCAGGAGAATTACCAGGACAATTCCCAGGACAATTCCCAGGACAATTCCCAGGAGAATTTCCAGGTGTTTCTCATTGCTCAAAAAAAGAACGTGATAAGTTTGGATCGTGCCGATTTGATAATCTTTTTAGAAGTCGAAAATTAGTTATTGATTTAGCATATGAAAATAAGGATATTTGGAAATCGTTTTTAACTCTTACATTTGCTGAGAACATAAAGGATATTGATTTTGCGAATAAGTGTTTCAATTCCTGGTTAACTTCTATTAGACAAGTTTTCCCAGATTTTTCTTATTTGTGCGTGCCAGAGTTCCAGAAGAGGGGAGCTGTTCACTATCATTTATTGTCAAATCTCGTAGTAGGGGGGGAGTTACTTCCTATTCAAAGTGAGAAAAAGAAAATGTATGATGTTCGTTTCTGGAAGTATGGTTTTACATCTGCTTTTGATTTAAAGCTTGCTGATGATAGATTTAATGTTTCTCTTTACGTATGCAAGTATCTTTACAAGGATATTGATAGTCGTTTATTTGGGCGTAAAAAGATAATGCATAGTCGCAATTTGAATTTACCTAAGGTTGCTACGATGTTGCAGAATAATGATTATGTCCAATCTGTATTAGCTCATATCATTGACGATAAAGAAATTACAGAGTTTACTTTTGAGTCAAGAAAGAAATTCCAGGTAGGTTTCAAGGAACAAACAGTATTCTTGACTGATGAAGAGATGAAGAAAATTGATTTTTTGTTTTAA
- the recN gene encoding DNA repair protein RecN, which produces MLKHLYIKNFILIDELNLDFKSGFSAFTGETGAGKSIMLDAISILCAERAGASYISKGKEKSIIEGTFDLSHNKHALEVLADAGLETNEDVTFTRELLSSGKSVIRIDHRIVTLSLAKDILRDEIDIHGQRDTAYLLNTTNHIRLLDTFLQVEEELQQVKDSYQAYSKLLKEKEKALQNEFNENDLEYFQYQIQEIEQADLKIGEDEELAEKERKYKQIKNSLDKYNQVFSLYEDSLADSLYDLQKLCSNLGNDEKTTAIQTSISDAYYSISDSIDELHKLVGEYDMDEEEINEMEERLFTIQKLKRKYGNSIEQILAQQEQLKQQVQIFTHRKEFIEQMDKKIEAAHITYQKNASKLSKIRQTRAKELDDAILINLNELMLPNACFKTVFTGCSPSEHGNENVEFMISMNKGEVPKSLVKTASGGELSRLMLGLKVIFTKLQGIQTVIFDEIDTGVSGPVATAIGQKMKALSKSCQVFAVTHLAQVAACADTHYFVSKEDQDNKTITHVSELDEKGRINQLALISSGSITELSKKAAQELYRRNHS; this is translated from the coding sequence ATGCTGAAACACCTGTATATCAAAAACTTCATACTTATTGATGAACTAAATCTGGATTTTAAGTCTGGGTTTAGCGCATTTACTGGTGAAACTGGTGCTGGTAAATCAATTATGCTAGATGCCATTTCAATTTTATGCGCAGAGCGTGCAGGTGCTTCTTATATTTCAAAGGGAAAAGAGAAATCTATCATTGAGGGTACTTTCGATTTATCCCATAACAAACATGCATTAGAAGTATTAGCAGATGCGGGTTTAGAAACAAATGAAGATGTAACTTTCACACGCGAACTATTATCTTCAGGTAAGTCTGTCATTCGTATCGATCATCGCATTGTAACATTATCTCTGGCAAAAGATATACTACGTGATGAGATTGATATCCACGGTCAAAGAGATACTGCGTATTTGTTAAATACTACTAATCATATTCGATTACTTGATACTTTCTTGCAAGTAGAGGAAGAACTACAACAAGTAAAAGATTCCTATCAAGCATATTCAAAACTATTAAAAGAAAAAGAAAAAGCTCTCCAGAATGAATTTAATGAAAATGATTTAGAATACTTTCAATATCAAATTCAAGAAATTGAACAAGCTGATTTAAAAATTGGCGAAGATGAGGAACTTGCCGAAAAGGAAAGAAAGTATAAACAAATCAAAAATTCACTTGATAAATACAATCAAGTCTTTTCACTATATGAAGATAGCTTAGCTGATTCTTTATATGATTTGCAAAAACTATGTTCAAATTTAGGAAATGATGAAAAAACAACTGCAATTCAAACCTCTATTTCTGATGCATACTATTCTATCTCCGATAGTATTGATGAACTTCATAAGCTTGTTGGTGAATATGATATGGATGAAGAAGAAATTAATGAGATGGAAGAACGTCTCTTTACAATTCAAAAGTTAAAGAGAAAATATGGAAACTCCATTGAACAAATTCTTGCTCAACAAGAACAACTCAAGCAACAAGTGCAGATATTTACACATCGCAAAGAGTTTATTGAGCAGATGGATAAAAAGATTGAAGCTGCGCACATTACATATCAAAAGAATGCTTCTAAGTTATCTAAGATTCGTCAAACACGTGCAAAAGAATTGGATGATGCAATTCTTATCAATCTAAATGAACTCATGTTACCAAATGCATGCTTTAAAACAGTGTTTACAGGCTGCAGTCCTAGTGAGCATGGAAATGAGAATGTTGAGTTTATGATTTCCATGAATAAAGGGGAAGTGCCAAAGTCTCTTGTAAAAACTGCATCTGGTGGTGAACTAAGTCGTTTGATGCTTGGTTTAAAGGTTATCTTTACAAAACTACAAGGTATTCAAACTGTTATCTTTGATGAGATTGATACTGGTGTAAGTGGTCCAGTTGCAACAGCAATTGGTCAAAAGATGAAGGCGTTATCAAAGTCATGCCAAGTCTTTGCGGTAACACACTTAGCACAGGTAGCAGCTTGTGCTGATACACATTATTTTGTATCGAAAGAGGACCAGGATAATAAAACAATTACGCATGTTAGTGAACTTGATGAGAAAGGACGTATCAATCAACTTGCATTAATTTCGAGCGGCAGTATTACAGAGCTTTCTAAGAAAGCTGCACAAGAACTCTATCGGAGAAATCATAGCTGA
- a CDS encoding DHH family phosphoesterase, whose product MNLNFKALLRAIEDADIITLFRHVHPDCDALSSQNGLYCWIKLNYPEKRVYRLGEETTDQTVYPPSDIVDEDVIRNSIALVLDTANKERIDDQRYALAKQVIKIDHHPNNDPFGNKNYVCEEAAATCEILTSFFASCKKQIMNHEIATYLYKGLLTDTLCFRTSNTTQHTLEMAAKLASYNLAIPEINRELFDVSYKTFHFSNWIRSNTQLLGEHLAYVIIPESIRHQYDISASSARNRIDEIGHVKEFSIWIMFTEKTVNRQKLYDGSLRSKTVIINTIANKYHGGGHKNASGVKDLTENDLQNLLQDLYKASN is encoded by the coding sequence ATGAACCTCAATTTTAAGGCGTTGTTAAGAGCAATTGAGGATGCGGATATTATTACATTATTTAGACATGTGCATCCTGATTGCGATGCTCTGAGTTCTCAAAATGGATTGTATTGCTGGATTAAGCTAAACTATCCAGAAAAAAGGGTGTATAGACTAGGCGAAGAGACAACAGATCAAACTGTTTATCCACCATCTGATATTGTTGATGAGGATGTAATACGTAATAGTATTGCACTTGTATTAGATACAGCAAACAAAGAGCGTATTGATGATCAACGTTATGCACTTGCAAAACAAGTAATTAAAATCGATCATCATCCAAACAATGATCCATTCGGAAATAAAAATTATGTCTGTGAAGAAGCAGCTGCAACTTGTGAAATTCTCACAAGCTTCTTTGCAAGTTGTAAAAAACAGATTATGAATCATGAGATTGCGACATATCTATATAAAGGTCTTTTAACAGATACTTTATGTTTTAGAACAAGCAATACAACACAACATACATTAGAAATGGCAGCAAAATTAGCATCATATAATTTAGCGATTCCAGAGATCAACAGAGAATTATTTGATGTTAGTTACAAGACATTTCATTTCAGCAATTGGATCCGTTCAAATACACAGTTGCTTGGTGAGCATTTGGCATACGTTATTATTCCTGAATCTATTCGGCATCAATACGATATTAGTGCATCATCTGCACGCAATCGTATTGATGAAATTGGTCATGTGAAAGAATTTTCAATTTGGATTATGTTTACAGAAAAAACAGTCAATAGACAAAAGCTATATGATGGCTCATTGCGTTCTAAAACAGTAATTATCAATACAATTGCGAATAAGTATCATGGTGGTGGTCATAAAAATGCTTCAGGTGTAAAAGATCTTACTGAAAATGATTTACAAAATTTACTACAAGATTTATATAAAGCTAGTAACTAG
- a CDS encoding HU family DNA-binding protein has product MAETLNKKSIAELVAEKHNLTKKEAAEIIDLVFDTVSGTLKDGGRVDISGFGKFEVKTRAARTGINPQTKETITIPESKVPGFKAAKNLKELVK; this is encoded by the coding sequence ATGGCAGAAACATTAAATAAAAAGAGCATTGCTGAGTTAGTAGCTGAGAAGCACAACTTAACTAAGAAAGAAGCGGCAGAGATCATTGATTTAGTATTTGATACTGTTTCGGGTACTTTAAAAGATGGTGGTCGTGTAGATATTTCTGGCTTTGGTAAGTTTGAAGTGAAGACACGTGCAGCACGTACAGGTATCAACCCACAAACAAAAGAAACAATCACAATCCCTGAATCAAAGGTTCCAGGATTTAAGGCAGCTAAGAACCTAAAGGAATTGGTTAAGTAA
- a CDS encoding rolling circle replication-associated protein, producing the protein MLCERSQVVKYYDSRLTLYSDGKLVIRDYDSVIQKIDDGFEELPGELPGELPGELPGQFPGVTHCSKKECDKFGSCRFDNLFRSRKLVIDLAYENKDIWKSFLTLTFAENIKDIDFANKCFNSWLTSIRQVFPDFSYLCVPEFQKRGAVHYHLLSNLVVGGELLPIQNEKKKMYDVRFWKYGFTSAFDLKLADDRFNVSLYVCKYLYKDIDSRLFGRKKIMHSRNLNLPKVATMLQNNDYVQSVLAHIIDDKEITEFTFESRKKFQVGFKEQTVFLTSDDMKKIDFLFTNKN; encoded by the coding sequence ATGCTATGTGAAAGAAGTCAAGTTGTTAAGTATTACGATTCACGTTTAACACTCTATTCTGATGGAAAGTTAGTTATACGTGATTATGATTCAGTCATACAGAAGATTGATGATGGCTTTGAAGAATTACCAGGAGAATTACCAGGAGAATTACCAGGAGAATTACCAGGACAATTTCCAGGTGTTACTCATTGCTCAAAAAAGGAGTGCGATAAGTTTGGATCGTGCCGATTTGATAATCTTTTTAGAAGTCGAAAATTAGTTATTGATTTAGCATATGAAAATAAGGATATTTGGAAATCGTTTTTAACTCTTACATTTGCTGAGAACATAAAGGATATTGATTTTGCGAATAAGTGTTTCAATTCCTGGTTAACTTCTATTAGACAAGTTTTCCCAGATTTTTCTTATTTGTGCGTGCCAGAGTTCCAGAAGAGGGGAGCTGTTCACTATCATTTATTGTCAAATCTCGTAGTAGGGGGGGAGTTACTCCCAATTCAAAATGAAAAAAAGAAAATGTATGATGTTCGTTTCTGGAAGTATGGTTTTACATCTGCTTTTGATTTAAAGCTTGCTGATGATAGATTTAATGTTTCTCTTTACGTATGCAAGTATCTTTACAAGGATATTGATAGTCGTTTATTTGGGCGTAAAAAGATAATGCATTCCAGGAATTTAAATTTACCGAAAGTTGCTACGATGTTGCAGAATAATGATTATGTCCAATCTGTATTAGCTCATATCATTGACGATAAAGAAATTACAGAGTTTACTTTTGAGTCAAGAAAGAAATTCCAGGTAGGTTTTAAAGAACAGACAGTGTTCTTAACTTCTGATGATATGAAAAAAATTGATTTCTTATTTACAAATAAAAATTAG
- a CDS encoding acetate kinase, with product MSKVISVNSGSSSLKFQLFDMPSEAVLTSGQAERIGQQMGAFTIKYNGKKETVELLIPNHKVAVDILLNKLTELGIVENLDEIKGAGHRIVQGGSSFDQSVVVDDKVEKIVEEYGELAPLHNPAHLVCYRAFKESLPNIGHVFVFDTAFHQTMPEESYMFPVPYEWYTDYKIRRYGAHGTSHQYVNRRTAELMGKDVNTLNMITCHLGNGASITAIKNGKVLNTSMGLTPLGGIMMGTRCGDIDPTVVFYMMKKLGCTPDDMDTYLNKKSGMLGISGISSDARDVQAAIDAGNPRGILTGKLYTNRVINVVGGYYFQLGHVDAIVFTAGLGENDDACRTRILKAMEEALGLSIDYELNATIHGKECLISKPDSKVQVWIVPTNEEVVIARDTVRLLGL from the coding sequence ATGAGTAAAGTCATTTCAGTAAATTCAGGATCGTCATCACTAAAGTTTCAATTATTTGATATGCCTAGTGAAGCAGTATTAACAAGTGGACAGGCAGAACGTATTGGGCAACAAATGGGTGCGTTCACTATTAAGTACAATGGAAAAAAGGAAACTGTTGAGCTTCTAATTCCAAACCACAAGGTAGCTGTTGATATTCTGTTAAACAAGTTAACAGAACTTGGAATTGTAGAAAACTTAGACGAAATTAAGGGTGCAGGACATCGTATTGTGCAAGGTGGTTCCTCATTTGATCAGTCTGTAGTTGTAGATGATAAAGTTGAAAAGATTGTTGAAGAATATGGTGAATTGGCTCCATTACACAACCCGGCACACTTGGTATGTTATAGAGCATTCAAAGAATCTTTACCAAATATTGGTCATGTATTTGTCTTTGATACAGCATTCCATCAAACAATGCCGGAAGAATCGTATATGTTCCCAGTACCATATGAATGGTATACAGATTATAAGATTCGTCGCTATGGCGCACATGGTACAAGTCATCAATATGTTAACCGTCGTACTGCAGAATTAATGGGCAAGGACGTTAATACATTAAATATGATTACATGCCACTTAGGTAACGGTGCTTCTATCACTGCTATCAAGAATGGTAAAGTATTAAACACATCTATGGGATTAACACCATTAGGTGGAATCATGATGGGTACTCGTTGTGGTGATATTGACCCAACTGTTGTATTCTACATGATGAAGAAATTAGGATGCACACCAGATGACATGGATACATATTTAAATAAGAAGTCTGGTATGTTAGGTATTTCAGGTATTAGTTCTGATGCGCGCGATGTTCAAGCAGCTATTGATGCAGGTAATCCACGTGGCATCTTAACTGGTAAACTCTATACAAACCGTGTTATTAACGTTGTTGGTGGTTATTACTTCCAATTAGGACACGTCGATGCGATTGTATTTACAGCAGGACTTGGCGAAAATGATGATGCATGCAGAACGCGTATTTTAAAGGCGATGGAAGAAGCTTTAGGCTTAAGCATTGACTATGAATTAAACGCTACAATTCACGGCAAAGAATGCCTCATTTCCAAACCAGATTCAAAGGTTCAGGTTTGGATTGTTCCTACAAATGAAGAAGTTGTGATTGCGCGCGATACTGTTAGATTGTTAGGACTATAA
- the ylxM gene encoding YlxM family DNA-binding protein — MQSKLYYNSLLDFYEKLLTQKQQEICNFYFRDDLSLQEISELVNTSRAAIHDTIKRCRIELDSYEEKLCMHASYTKRCKLYDKIRKVGSAKVVKLIDQCLDTEID; from the coding sequence ATGCAAAGTAAGTTATATTACAACAGTTTATTAGACTTCTATGAAAAGCTATTAACACAAAAACAACAAGAGATTTGTAATTTCTACTTCCGTGATGATTTATCGTTACAGGAAATCAGCGAACTAGTGAATACATCACGTGCAGCGATTCATGATACAATCAAGCGCTGTAGAATCGAATTAGATTCCTATGAAGAGAAATTATGCATGCATGCATCTTATACAAAGCGATGCAAGCTATATGATAAGATACGTAAAGTTGGTTCAGCAAAGGTCGTCAAATTAATCGACCAATGCTTAGATACAGAAATTGATTAA
- the ftsY gene encoding signal recognition particle-docking protein FtsY yields MSFLDKLKEAFSKKDDKATYLSGFKKSKQTFGDQLNQIQYKYKGVDDDFLEQLTIILLESDVGIETADYICEQMKLKCSEYPSITFKWAMNFLLETMKEIYEATPDKPISFNDNGTTVFLLEGVNGSGKTTTSAKLARMFLDQGKSVAFTAADTFRAGAIDQLAKWGERLGVPCIKGIENGDPSAAIVDGCRYAIENNIDILLCDTAGRLQNKANLMNELSKMNRVAAKEIPGAPHNTWLVLDATTGQNGLSQAQIFAEATNLSGIILTKMDGTAKGGIVIAIKHKLHIPVYYLGLGEQPKDLRPFDLDAYLYSISEGLENAK; encoded by the coding sequence ATGAGTTTTTTAGATAAGTTAAAAGAAGCCTTCTCTAAAAAAGATGATAAAGCAACATACTTATCGGGATTTAAAAAGTCAAAGCAGACATTTGGCGATCAATTAAACCAAATACAATATAAATATAAAGGAGTAGATGATGACTTCTTGGAACAATTAACCATTATCCTTTTGGAAAGTGATGTCGGTATTGAAACAGCTGACTATATCTGTGAACAGATGAAGCTAAAATGTTCTGAATATCCTTCTATTACTTTTAAGTGGGCAATGAATTTCTTGCTTGAAACAATGAAAGAAATTTATGAAGCAACACCGGATAAACCAATTTCATTTAATGACAATGGCACAACAGTATTTTTATTAGAGGGTGTCAATGGATCGGGTAAGACTACAACATCTGCTAAACTTGCACGCATGTTTCTAGATCAAGGAAAGTCAGTTGCCTTTACAGCAGCGGACACATTCCGTGCCGGTGCGATTGATCAGCTTGCAAAATGGGGAGAACGCTTAGGAGTTCCATGCATTAAGGGAATAGAAAACGGTGACCCTAGTGCAGCCATCGTCGATGGATGCAGATATGCTATCGAAAATAATATAGATATCTTATTGTGTGATACAGCAGGTCGCTTACAGAACAAAGCAAATCTAATGAATGAGTTATCTAAGATGAATCGTGTGGCTGCTAAGGAGATTCCTGGGGCACCACATAATACATGGCTCGTATTAGATGCTACAACTGGACAAAATGGTTTATCACAAGCACAGATTTTCGCGGAAGCAACAAATCTAAGTGGCATTATTTTAACAAAGATGGATGGCACAGCAAAGGGGGGTATTGTAATTGCAATCAAGCACAAGCTACATATCCCTGTATATTACCTAGGTCTTGGTGAACAACCAAAGGACCTGCGTCCATTTGACTTAGATGCATATTTATACAGCATTTCAGAAGGGTTAGAAAATGCAAAGTAA
- a CDS encoding tyrosine-type recombinase/integrase has product MKIHDAFIEYFTNIKINEGKSKRTVSSYTNDLKQYMQFLDEQGITNTKKIKPELIEEFIANQSEYKASTSLARMTAAIRSFHQFMTMMHDEPDPSLNLQVHKGPKTLPIYCTVDEIKRLMQSFDDTNIQDNLDHTLLETIYSCGLRVSEVCNLTINRVDLDTGKIRVLGKGDKERIVPIPKGSIPLLKQYISITRANLIQKKTNIFFLNRFGRKITSKYVELLLQRKCVELDFKKHITPHKLRHSYATHMLQGGADLRSIQEILGHSNIQTTEIYTHVQNKQLFDAYNNFNPLASQNLEISKKKDKDE; this is encoded by the coding sequence ATGAAGATTCATGACGCATTTATAGAATATTTCACAAATATCAAAATTAATGAAGGTAAAAGTAAGCGTACGGTATCTTCTTATACAAATGATTTAAAGCAATATATGCAGTTTTTAGATGAACAAGGTATTACTAATACAAAGAAGATAAAACCAGAATTAATTGAAGAGTTCATAGCAAATCAAAGTGAATATAAAGCATCTACATCATTAGCAAGAATGACAGCTGCCATACGTTCATTTCACCAATTTATGACAATGATGCATGATGAACCTGACCCAAGTTTAAATTTACAGGTACATAAAGGGCCTAAAACATTACCTATATACTGTACAGTGGATGAAATAAAGCGTTTAATGCAATCCTTCGATGATACAAATATCCAAGATAATTTAGATCATACATTGCTAGAAACGATTTATAGCTGCGGTTTACGTGTATCTGAAGTATGCAATCTTACAATTAATCGTGTAGATCTTGATACAGGAAAAATTCGTGTACTTGGAAAGGGGGATAAGGAGCGCATTGTTCCAATTCCTAAGGGTAGCATTCCACTTCTAAAACAATATATTTCGATTACTCGTGCTAATTTAATTCAGAAAAAGACAAATATATTCTTTCTGAATCGATTTGGTCGTAAGATTACTAGTAAGTATGTAGAACTTTTATTACAGCGTAAATGTGTTGAACTTGACTTTAAGAAGCATATTACACCTCATAAGCTAAGACATAGTTATGCAACACACATGTTACAAGGTGGTGCTGACTTACGGAGTATTCAAGAGATTCTTGGCCACAGTAATATTCAAACGACGGAAATCTATACGCACGTACAAAATAAACAATTGTTTGATGCATATAATAATTTTAATCCATTAGCTTCACAAAACTTAGAGATTTCAAAGAAGAAGGATAAGGATGAGTAA